Proteins from a genomic interval of Candidatus Hydrothermales bacterium:
- the secD gene encoding protein translocase subunit SecD: MKTLRWKFLVILLVILFSFISLLPTIQYYSIPKKELEKKPREEIRKLLNRALSLGLDLVGGMYLVLKVKAEEKEKVKDARDRVLEIIRNRVDQWGVYEPVIQPVGEDRIMVQLPGVMERERAREIIGKTAVLTFHLVEDLEKTKKVLEKLNESIKLLLFLYRGDIVFEEIYFDSIRKILKKEDINNLLPPDKIILFGKSFEAGGKRLRSIFLLNREPDVRGEHIKDAVHSVYQGDDPVLQNTPVVNLSFDRKGTIDFAKVTGENVGRRLAIVLDSVVQSAPRIAQKIPTGNAQITGIETMEEARDLAVILRAGALPAPVEIEEERSVGPLLGKDSIRRGIQSAILGGILVMIFMAIYYVTGGFISNFALILNLIIILALLSFFRGTLTLPGIAGLVLTIGMAVDANVLIFERIREELRLGKSFKAAVEAGYQRAFVTILDANLTTIIAALVLIWFGTGPIRGFGLVLTLGISASFFTAIFVTRAIFDYFLIVRKVKKLAI; the protein is encoded by the coding sequence GTGAAAACATTAAGGTGGAAATTTTTAGTGATTCTTTTAGTTATTTTATTTTCCTTTATATCCCTATTACCAACTATTCAGTACTATTCAATACCTAAAAAAGAACTTGAGAAAAAACCCAGAGAGGAGATAAGAAAACTACTTAACAGAGCACTCTCATTAGGACTTGACCTAGTTGGAGGTATGTATCTCGTTTTAAAGGTGAAAGCCGAGGAAAAAGAAAAAGTAAAAGATGCAAGAGATAGGGTTTTAGAAATAATAAGAAACAGAGTAGATCAATGGGGTGTTTATGAACCTGTAATTCAGCCTGTTGGCGAAGATAGAATAATGGTTCAACTTCCAGGAGTCATGGAAAGAGAGAGAGCAAGAGAAATAATAGGGAAAACTGCTGTCCTAACTTTCCATTTAGTTGAAGATTTAGAAAAAACTAAAAAAGTGCTTGAAAAATTAAACGAATCCATAAAACTACTTTTATTTTTATATAGGGGCGATATTGTGTTTGAGGAAATTTATTTTGACAGTATAAGAAAAATTTTAAAGAAAGAGGATATTAATAACTTATTGCCACCTGATAAAATTATTTTGTTTGGAAAATCCTTTGAGGCAGGGGGAAAAAGGCTAAGATCAATCTTTCTTTTAAATAGGGAACCTGATGTTAGGGGTGAACATATAAAAGATGCTGTACATTCAGTTTATCAGGGAGATGATCCAGTTTTGCAAAACACACCTGTTGTAAACCTCTCTTTTGATAGAAAAGGAACAATAGATTTTGCAAAAGTTACAGGAGAAAATGTTGGAAGGAGACTTGCAATAGTTCTTGACTCTGTTGTTCAGTCTGCACCAAGAATAGCCCAGAAAATACCTACAGGAAATGCACAGATAACAGGTATTGAAACAATGGAGGAAGCAAGAGATTTAGCGGTAATACTAAGAGCCGGAGCCTTACCAGCCCCGGTTGAAATCGAGGAGGAAAGATCTGTGGGACCCTTACTTGGAAAGGATTCAATAAGAAGAGGAATACAGAGTGCAATCTTAGGAGGAATCTTAGTTATGATCTTTATGGCAATTTATTATGTTACGGGAGGCTTTATCTCAAATTTCGCCCTAATTTTAAACCTAATAATAATACTTGCTCTTTTATCGTTTTTTAGGGGTACTTTAACCTTGCCTGGAATAGCGGGTCTTGTTTTAACAATTGGAATGGCGGTGGATGCTAATGTTTTAATCTTTGAAAGAATAAGAGAGGAGCTTAGGCTTGGTAAATCCTTTAAAGCAGCAGTAGAGGCAGGTTATCAGAGAGCCTTTGTTACAATACTTGATGCAAATCTAACTACAATAATTGCAGCTTTAGTTTTAATATGGTTTGGAACAGGTCCTATTAGGGGATTTGGGCTTGTTCTTACATTAGGAATATCTGCTTCATTTTTCACTGCAATTTTTGTTACAAGAGCAATATTTGATTACTTTTTAATAGTTAGAAAAGTTAAAAAACTTGCGATATAA
- the secF gene encoding protein translocase subunit SecF has protein sequence MEFFKTPNIDFLSKRRVFFVLSSLLILSSLILLFVKGPTYGIDFTGGTLLHIHTDKDITTSTLRGALAKVNLAKSEIQEISLKEHIIKYSEDIDPDSVVNFLNKSLNLNIKVERAEKVGPRIGKELRLKAIYAVLIGMVLMLIYIAIRFNLSFGIASILALFHDVIITLGVFILLSKEITTSIIAAFLTIVGYSINDSIVISDRIRENLKKRQGKFIDIANRSINETLSRTIITAGTTLLVLIVLLFLGGPLLFDFALTLIIGIAVGTYSSIFIVAALVVEYEEIRSKKLRKK, from the coding sequence ATGGAATTTTTCAAAACACCTAACATTGATTTTTTATCTAAAAGAAGAGTTTTTTTTGTTCTTTCATCCCTTTTAATTTTATCTTCACTTATTCTCCTTTTTGTTAAGGGTCCAACCTATGGGATTGATTTTACAGGAGGAACCCTACTTCATATTCATACTGACAAGGATATAACTACCTCTACCTTAAGAGGTGCCCTTGCCAAAGTAAATCTTGCTAAATCTGAAATTCAAGAAATAAGTTTAAAAGAACATATAATTAAATATTCTGAGGACATAGATCCAGACTCTGTTGTAAATTTTTTGAATAAAAGTTTAAATCTTAATATCAAAGTAGAAAGAGCTGAAAAAGTGGGACCAAGAATAGGGAAGGAATTAAGACTTAAGGCAATTTATGCAGTTTTGATAGGTATGGTACTTATGCTCATTTATATAGCTATAAGATTTAACCTATCTTTTGGAATCGCCTCCATACTTGCTCTGTTTCACGATGTGATAATTACATTGGGTGTATTTATCTTATTATCAAAGGAAATTACAACATCTATAATAGCAGCCTTTTTAACAATAGTGGGGTATTCAATAAACGATTCAATAGTAATTTCGGACAGAATAAGGGAGAATCTAAAAAAAAGACAAGGTAAGTTTATAGATATAGCAAATAGGAGTATTAATGAAACCCTTTCAAGGACGATAATAACAGCTGGAACAACCCTATTAGTATTAATTGTACTTTTATTTTTAGGGGGGCCACTCCTTTTTGATTTTGCCCTTACTTTAATCATAGGAATTGCCGTAGGAACCTATTCATCAATTTTCATAGTAGCTGCCCTTGTAGTAGAATATGAAGAGATAAGATCTAAGAAGTTAAGGAAAAAATAA
- a CDS encoding tetratricopeptide repeat protein, whose protein sequence is MEKKERICPFLSNTVWVKSEDGTENYILKKVPCQKDECFLYRENRCGIVGDYDFSKIKEGILEYIFNFNENIKAVYDLLKEVSEKSIFKIENMDIRILEFKSSLEESIKTSLEERKLFFEELKRERNEFIKNFETALEKILSSEKEKIENLINDFENKIKRLFENFDREREVLSDLILKLKELSESFTVYKKEIEEVIKRERELRKFENAKFLYLKGEFDEAEKILREILKTSELDDTELLLGLTLIGKKNFEEAEIFLKKYMEKHPEVPEVLSGLGRILLERGEYENALVLLEKAKDKAPQSEDILYIYGLALTRIGDLEEAKRVFERVIEINPYFEPAREAIRKYIDPLY, encoded by the coding sequence ATGGAAAAAAAGGAGAGAATTTGTCCTTTTCTATCAAACACGGTATGGGTAAAAAGTGAAGATGGAACTGAAAATTACATTTTGAAAAAAGTGCCCTGTCAGAAAGATGAATGCTTCTTATATAGAGAAAATAGATGCGGTATAGTAGGGGACTATGATTTCTCTAAAATAAAAGAAGGAATCTTAGAGTACATATTTAATTTTAACGAAAATATAAAGGCAGTATATGACCTTTTAAAAGAAGTATCAGAGAAAAGTATATTTAAAATTGAGAATATGGATATTAGGATTCTAGAATTTAAAAGTTCCTTAGAAGAATCGATAAAAACTAGTCTAGAGGAAAGAAAACTATTTTTTGAAGAGTTAAAAAGAGAAAGAAATGAATTTATTAAAAATTTTGAGACAGCGTTGGAAAAAATTCTCTCTTCAGAAAAGGAAAAAATAGAGAATTTAATAAACGATTTTGAGAATAAAATTAAAAGACTCTTTGAAAATTTTGATAGAGAAAGGGAGGTGCTTAGTGATCTTATTTTAAAATTAAAAGAACTTAGCGAATCTTTCACTGTGTATAAGAAAGAGATAGAAGAGGTTATAAAAAGAGAACGAGAATTGAGAAAATTTGAAAATGCAAAATTTTTATATCTTAAAGGTGAATTTGATGAGGCCGAAAAAATACTAAGAGAGATTTTAAAAACATCAGAACTAGACGATACTGAGTTACTTTTAGGCTTAACTCTTATTGGGAAAAAAAATTTTGAAGAAGCTGAAATATTCTTAAAGAAATATATGGAAAAACACCCAGAAGTTCCTGAGGTTTTATCAGGATTGGGTAGAATTCTACTTGAAAGAGGTGAGTATGAAAATGCACTAGTTTTACTTGAGAAAGCAAAGGACAAAGCTCCCCAATCAGAAGATATTCTTTATATTTATGGCTTAGCGCTTACAAGAATCGGAGATTTAGAGGAAGCAAAAAGAGTTTTTGAGAGAGTAATTGAAATAAATCCTTATTTTGAGCCTGCAAGAGAAGCTATCAGGAAGTATATAGACCCGCTTTACTAA
- a CDS encoding chemotaxis protein CheD yields the protein MEIEIFVGIGEGRVLKGDGILKAIGIGSCIVIILFDEQNKIGGLVHAMLPSPKRPEDNVPTYRYVTRAIPQMLKEMEHMGAKKENIEAYIVGGATIFESPILSSPWSIGSRNVLEARNILTRLMIKIVKEEVGGSEGRSVFFNVKEGKIIVKKREKEIVLR from the coding sequence GTGGAAATTGAAATTTTTGTTGGAATAGGTGAGGGAAGAGTTTTAAAAGGAGATGGAATTCTCAAGGCGATAGGTATAGGTTCGTGTATAGTAATTATTCTCTTTGATGAACAGAATAAAATTGGTGGATTAGTCCATGCAATGTTACCATCGCCAAAAAGGCCAGAAGATAATGTTCCTACTTATAGGTATGTCACAAGAGCAATACCGCAGATGCTAAAGGAAATGGAACATATGGGAGCAAAAAAGGAAAACATTGAAGCTTACATAGTTGGAGGAGCTACAATATTTGAATCTCCGATACTGTCTTCTCCTTGGTCAATTGGCTCAAGAAACGTACTTGAAGCAAGAAATATTCTCACAAGACTTATGATAAAAATTGTCAAAGAAGAAGTAGGAGGATCTGAGGGTAGGTCGGTTTTTTTTAACGTAAAAGAAGGTAAAATCATAGTAAAAAAAAGAGAAAAGGAAATTGTCCTCAGATAA
- a CDS encoding chemotaxis response regulator protein-glutamate methylesterase — MSSDKIKVLIVDDSYLMRVLLNDLLSSYKDIEVVGTAKNGEEALKLVKKLKPDVVTLDYEMPGLNGLEVLERIMRDNPTPCIMLSAYTKEGAEITLKALSKGAFDFIPKPSGSISLDIEKIKTELYEKIKLAKEVNIEVLKYKYRKIELRKKVGEKKIEAIGIVSSTGGPPVIEFIFKSIPNLDIPIFIVQHMPKSFIPLFAERLKKLTGKKIVEAKDKEIVRGGYIYIAPGGIHMALRKIEDKVMINLVDEEPKWGVKPSGDYILSSIAEIYGENSLAIILTGMGKDGSEGAKKIKSKGGIIISQNRETSVIYGMPAAVKDISDFILSPEEIVKKIQELA; from the coding sequence TTGTCCTCAGATAAAATTAAAGTTCTTATCGTAGACGACTCTTATTTAATGAGAGTACTTTTAAATGATCTTTTATCAAGCTATAAAGACATTGAAGTTGTTGGAACAGCAAAAAACGGAGAGGAAGCATTAAAACTTGTAAAGAAACTAAAACCCGATGTGGTTACCCTAGATTATGAAATGCCTGGTTTAAATGGACTCGAAGTTCTTGAGAGAATTATGCGCGATAATCCTACCCCGTGCATAATGCTTTCAGCCTACACAAAAGAGGGTGCAGAAATAACTTTAAAGGCACTTTCAAAGGGAGCTTTTGATTTTATACCAAAACCCTCAGGTTCAATCTCTCTTGATATTGAAAAAATAAAAACTGAACTTTATGAGAAGATCAAACTAGCAAAAGAAGTTAACATAGAAGTTTTAAAATATAAGTATAGAAAAATAGAGTTAAGAAAAAAAGTTGGTGAAAAGAAAATAGAGGCCATTGGTATAGTCTCTTCAACTGGTGGACCCCCAGTAATTGAATTTATATTTAAAAGTATTCCAAATTTAGACATTCCTATATTTATTGTACAACATATGCCCAAAAGTTTCATTCCCCTATTTGCTGAGAGACTAAAAAAATTAACAGGTAAAAAAATTGTTGAAGCTAAGGATAAGGAAATTGTTAGGGGTGGTTACATTTATATAGCCCCAGGTGGAATCCACATGGCTTTAAGAAAAATAGAAGACAAAGTAATGATTAATCTAGTGGATGAGGAGCCAAAATGGGGAGTAAAACCTAGTGGGGATTATATTCTTTCATCAATTGCTGAGATTTATGGAGAAAACTCTCTTGCAATAATTTTGACCGGTATGGGTAAAGACGGATCTGAAGGTGCCAAAAAAATAAAAAGTAAAGGAGGTATTATTATTTCACAAAACAGGGAAACCTCAGTTATATACGGAATGCCAGCAGCTGTTAAGGATATTTCAGATTTTATTCTATCACCTGAAGAGATAGTCAAGAAGATCCAGGAGCTTGCATGA
- a CDS encoding DUF58 domain-containing protein, translating into MREELKRVEGLKKLRLKIKAILEGTLLGTHKSPLHGFSSEFVEHRGYSPGDDIRMIDWKVFARKERFYTKKFSEETNSNIYFLLDSSKSMDFGNPSKFEYAKVLIGSLSFIFYLQRDSPSLYVFSDNQKLFIPPSTKRANLEKILDTLEDLKPGGKTESKDFFLYLSQIIKKKSITFLFTDYYHKPNDFIMGLKFLRSKGNKVYSVRLICNEDYNLPKNPPFILIDLETHKEIAVNEKNLWDEFKKKLTEFDKNLYETIVKSGIKNLVININESYEKNLIMILRSL; encoded by the coding sequence ATGAGAGAAGAATTAAAAAGAGTTGAAGGATTAAAAAAACTTAGACTTAAGATAAAGGCAATTTTAGAGGGAACCTTACTTGGAACTCATAAGAGTCCACTACATGGCTTTTCATCAGAATTTGTAGAACATAGAGGTTACTCCCCAGGTGATGATATAAGGATGATTGATTGGAAGGTTTTTGCTAGAAAAGAAAGATTTTATACAAAAAAATTTTCTGAGGAAACAAATTCAAATATTTACTTTTTACTTGACTCTTCAAAATCAATGGATTTTGGAAATCCATCTAAATTTGAATACGCAAAGGTTTTAATTGGCTCTTTGTCCTTTATATTTTATCTACAAAGAGACTCGCCCTCCCTATATGTTTTTTCAGATAATCAAAAATTATTCATACCACCATCTACAAAAAGGGCAAATCTTGAAAAGATTTTAGATACTCTTGAAGATTTAAAACCCGGGGGCAAAACAGAGTCAAAGGATTTTTTTCTCTATCTATCTCAGATAATTAAAAAGAAAAGCATAACATTTTTATTTACGGATTATTATCATAAACCGAATGATTTTATTATGGGTTTAAAATTTTTAAGATCAAAGGGTAATAAAGTTTATTCAGTAAGACTTATATGTAATGAAGATTATAATTTACCCAAAAATCCACCTTTTATACTTATTGATCTTGAAACCCATAAAGAGATAGCGGTTAATGAAAAAAATTTGTGGGATGAATTTAAGAAAAAACTGACTGAATTCGATAAAAATCTCTATGAAACAATTGTAAAATCAGGTATTAAAAATTTGGTAATTAATATCAATGAATCTTATGAAAAAAATCTTATAATGATTCTAAGATCTCTATGA
- a CDS encoding BatA domain-containing protein — MIFLKPLFLLALPLALIPVIIHLIFPHKKLKLFYPWTEIFEREKEIKKRKRLKDTLILVTRVLAIFFIILSFSEPTIKSKYGHFNHLIYFEHPFWTRKLKNFNVKKIPFSKFDSLTSDNSLKSLFILGPIPDTFKEKILDIDKKIYVIGSQEIKNLKITDIKKISEEIIITVQSDFDTKSIPIEIFHEKNLILREEKNIVRGKNTFRYKISDKLNPLLIRLDIKDGYPDDNERFFYNEKEKGVNFEIYGKNKFITALSEVIKKGEDKIYLVTDLKNFKNIEKLTERKRYFILFPDTLTEELKLLLTKKGFKINGYLNNAYSNDGKLNFRKILLISGEKNFKTDNFNYNIFSICENIALASFYPSEENTNFIYFPDFVRLFIEVIQFFLSNKIVIHESTVIELNLKEKFFSLYNYKGEKIYDLKTEKNFILKPLTRGIYFLKNEKEIIIEVNPKILPNILKLENIKPNLIFIKNESELYSINLRKTLLLLSFIMITFEIILCLL; from the coding sequence ATGATTTTTTTAAAACCTCTTTTTCTTTTAGCTCTACCTTTGGCTTTAATTCCCGTAATAATTCATCTTATTTTTCCTCACAAAAAACTAAAACTTTTTTATCCATGGACTGAAATTTTTGAAAGGGAAAAAGAGATAAAAAAGAGAAAAAGATTAAAAGACACTCTTATCCTTGTTACAAGGGTGCTTGCTATTTTTTTTATAATTCTATCATTTTCAGAACCAACTATAAAATCAAAGTATGGACACTTTAACCATCTTATTTATTTTGAACATCCCTTTTGGACAAGAAAATTAAAAAATTTTAATGTTAAAAAAATTCCCTTTTCTAAATTTGACTCACTTACTAGTGACAATAGTTTAAAAAGTCTATTTATTCTAGGTCCTATACCTGACACTTTTAAAGAAAAAATTCTAGATATTGATAAAAAGATTTACGTGATAGGATCTCAAGAGATAAAAAATTTAAAAATTACAGACATAAAAAAAATCTCAGAAGAAATTATTATTACGGTTCAATCAGATTTCGATACAAAGAGTATACCAATTGAAATTTTCCATGAAAAAAACTTAATACTAAGAGAAGAAAAAAACATAGTTAGGGGAAAAAATACGTTTAGATATAAAATAAGCGACAAATTAAATCCCTTACTTATAAGATTAGATATAAAAGATGGTTATCCTGATGATAACGAAAGATTTTTCTATAACGAAAAGGAAAAGGGAGTTAATTTTGAAATCTATGGAAAAAACAAATTTATAACGGCTCTATCTGAAGTAATAAAAAAAGGAGAAGATAAAATCTATTTAGTAACAGACTTAAAAAATTTTAAAAATATTGAAAAATTGACAGAAAGAAAAAGATATTTTATTTTATTTCCCGATACCCTAACTGAAGAATTAAAGCTTTTGTTAACAAAGAAGGGATTTAAAATTAATGGTTATCTTAATAACGCTTATTCAAATGATGGAAAATTAAATTTCAGAAAAATTCTTTTAATTTCTGGTGAAAAAAACTTTAAAACTGATAATTTTAATTATAATATTTTTTCCATATGCGAGAATATTGCTCTTGCAAGTTTTTATCCATCCGAAGAAAATACAAATTTTATCTATTTCCCAGATTTCGTAAGGCTATTTATAGAAGTTATTCAATTTTTTCTTTCAAATAAAATTGTAATTCATGAGAGCACTGTAATTGAATTAAATTTAAAAGAAAAATTTTTCTCACTTTATAACTATAAGGGAGAAAAAATTTACGACCTTAAGACAGAAAAAAATTTTATTTTAAAACCTCTCACAAGAGGAATTTACTTTTTAAAAAATGAAAAAGAAATTATTATAGAAGTAAATCCAAAAATTTTACCCAACATACTAAAACTTGAAAATATAAAGCCTAATCTTATTTTTATAAAAAATGAAAGTGAGCTTTATTCGATAAATTTAAGGAAAACTTTACTTCTTCTTTCCTTTATTATGATAACTTTTGAAATTATACTTTGTCTTCTTTAG
- a CDS encoding acetyl ornithine aminotransferase family protein gives MEPKINGPLPGRKAKRWLSKDKKYISPSYTRVYPLVVEKGEGVYVYDVDGNKFLDFNAGVAVLTLGHSHPEVIECAVNQIKKLIHYSGTDFYYPSEIKLAEKLAEIAPGAKNRKIFFSNSGAESVEAAIKLARYHTNRPYIVAFYGGFHGRTMGALSATASKTIHRKRFFTLFYGTMHAPYPYCFRCPVNLNYPNCNFACIKFIEENIFSRLVDPEEVAAFIIEPIQGEGGYIPAPPGYFIELKRLLDKYDILLIVDEVQSGMGRTGKFFAIEHYDVIPDIITLAKGIAAGFPLGATIAKSGIMNWPPGTHASTFGGNPVSCEVALKVIKKLENGLLDHVKTLGEKALNEIMKWKDEFEIVGDVRGKGLMIGIEIVSDKKSLNKDKEKRDKIIQECFKEGLLILPAGENVIRICPPLIIKEEEMFIGLEILKKVIKRVLEEK, from the coding sequence ATGGAACCCAAAATAAACGGTCCTTTACCGGGAAGAAAAGCTAAAAGGTGGTTGAGTAAAGATAAAAAGTATATTTCGCCCTCTTATACAAGAGTATATCCTCTTGTAGTAGAAAAAGGCGAGGGAGTTTATGTCTATGATGTTGACGGTAACAAATTTTTAGATTTTAATGCAGGAGTTGCTGTTTTGACGCTTGGACATTCACATCCTGAGGTTATAGAATGTGCGGTTAATCAAATAAAAAAACTTATCCACTATTCTGGCACAGATTTTTATTATCCTTCAGAAATAAAACTTGCTGAGAAACTTGCTGAGATAGCTCCGGGGGCAAAAAATAGAAAGATATTTTTCTCCAATTCAGGGGCAGAATCGGTAGAGGCAGCAATTAAACTCGCAAGGTACCATACAAACAGGCCCTATATTGTAGCTTTTTATGGAGGTTTTCACGGAAGAACAATGGGCGCACTTTCGGCTACAGCTAGTAAAACCATTCATAGAAAAAGATTTTTTACACTTTTTTACGGCACTATGCATGCCCCCTATCCTTACTGCTTTAGATGTCCTGTAAATCTTAATTATCCTAACTGTAACTTTGCCTGTATAAAATTTATTGAAGAAAATATATTTTCAAGACTGGTAGATCCTGAAGAAGTAGCGGCCTTTATTATTGAGCCAATTCAAGGTGAAGGTGGATATATTCCAGCTCCCCCTGGTTATTTTATAGAATTAAAGAGATTACTTGATAAGTACGATATCCTATTGATTGTTGACGAGGTACAGAGTGGAATGGGAAGAACAGGCAAATTTTTTGCAATAGAGCACTACGATGTTATTCCGGACATTATAACTCTTGCTAAAGGGATTGCTGCAGGTTTTCCTCTTGGAGCCACTATTGCAAAAAGTGGCATTATGAACTGGCCTCCTGGTACTCACGCCTCTACTTTTGGGGGAAATCCAGTATCCTGTGAGGTAGCTTTGAAAGTAATAAAAAAACTTGAAAATGGTCTCTTGGATCACGTGAAAACCTTAGGAGAAAAGGCTTTAAATGAAATTATGAAGTGGAAGGACGAATTTGAAATTGTAGGTGATGTAAGAGGAAAAGGATTGATGATAGGAATTGAGATTGTGTCTGATAAAAAAAGTTTAAACAAGGATAAGGAAAAAAGGGATAAAATAATCCAAGAATGTTTTAAAGAGGGTTTATTAATTTTACCTGCAGGTGAGAATGTAATTAGAATTTGTCCTCCCTTAATAATAAAAGAAGAAGAGATGTTTATAGGACTTGAAATACTAAAGAAGGTGATAAAAAGGGTGTTGGAGGAAAAGTAA
- the ricT gene encoding regulatory iron-sulfur-containing complex subunit RicT translates to MKFFVRGDKSIRSLEVSIIGGPLARFKIPEDQEIDKNLKFAIIEVENEEKPLIVKVRGISNRPSKFTIKKITPCDEGELIKLFKNIAYEVLYNHGIDDIRIVDVELDKEKGLIRFTFTADKRYDLSKVAPIIARKLHLQTEFRQKGTRDYARELGGLGFCGRIICCETWLKEIPSITIDMARKQYIFTAPENLTGICERLLCCLRFELAVYEELSKGLPEVGNVVVTNKGKGKVLDINVFKRECKLCYEDGSEEWVKVE, encoded by the coding sequence ATGAAATTTTTTGTTAGGGGTGATAAAAGTATAAGGTCACTGGAGGTATCTATAATAGGGGGACCACTTGCGAGATTTAAAATCCCAGAGGATCAGGAAATAGATAAAAATTTAAAATTTGCTATTATTGAAGTGGAAAATGAAGAAAAGCCCTTAATAGTTAAAGTAAGGGGGATATCAAATAGACCATCCAAATTTACTATAAAAAAAATTACACCCTGTGATGAGGGAGAGTTAATAAAACTTTTTAAAAATATAGCCTATGAAGTTTTGTATAACCATGGAATTGATGATATAAGAATTGTTGATGTTGAGCTTGATAAAGAAAAGGGACTTATAAGATTTACTTTTACTGCAGATAAAAGATATGATTTGTCAAAAGTAGCTCCTATAATTGCTAGAAAGTTACATCTACAAACTGAATTTAGACAAAAAGGAACAAGGGACTATGCACGAGAATTAGGGGGCTTAGGCTTCTGTGGAAGGATAATTTGTTGTGAAACTTGGCTTAAAGAGATACCTTCGATAACCATTGATATGGCGAGAAAACAGTATATATTTACTGCTCCTGAAAATTTAACTGGGATTTGTGAAAGACTTTTGTGTTGTTTGCGTTTTGAACTTGCCGTTTATGAGGAATTATCGAAAGGATTACCGGAAGTGGGTAATGTTGTGGTTACAAATAAAGGCAAAGGTAAAGTTTTAGATATAAATGTCTTTAAGAGAGAGTGCAAGCTTTGTTATGAGGATGGTTCGGAGGAATGGGTTAAAGTCGAATAG
- the gcvT gene encoding glycine cleavage system aminomethyltransferase GcvT, producing the protein MEEKKIKRTPLYQFHIEHNAKMINFAGYEMPLQYEGIIKESLHTRRSVSIFDVSHMGEIYVGGSDALSFLSFISSNDPSKLTYGKVQYSILLTEKGTCVDDLLIYKLEDKYLCVVNAVNRFKDLGYMIEMSKSFKDVYIEDKSDEIFQVAIQGPRSQPFMEEFFDRSFSGVKYYTFIELDYMGNRLIVSRTGYTGEDGFEIYGDKKIALDFMNDLFRRGSKFNLKLAGLGARDILRLEMGYPLYGNELTEEVTPVEAGLEKFVKIDKEKILGKEVLSEQLGGKIEKKLIGLASDEKRAIPRTGVEVFYKNEKIGYVTSGGYSYLLDKSIALAYVKYEYLKLDSFTLKIREKEIEYKKETLPFIKNTSLRK; encoded by the coding sequence ATGGAGGAGAAAAAAATAAAGAGGACACCCTTATATCAATTTCATATAGAACATAATGCAAAGATGATTAACTTCGCGGGGTATGAAATGCCACTTCAGTATGAGGGTATTATAAAGGAGTCACTTCATACAAGAAGGAGTGTATCAATCTTTGATGTTTCTCATATGGGAGAAATTTATGTAGGAGGGAGTGATGCTCTTTCCTTTTTATCTTTTATTAGTTCTAACGATCCATCAAAACTTACATATGGAAAAGTGCAGTACTCTATTTTACTGACAGAAAAGGGGACTTGTGTCGATGATCTTTTAATTTACAAATTGGAGGATAAGTATCTTTGTGTTGTGAATGCTGTTAATAGATTCAAAGATCTTGGGTATATGATAGAAATGAGTAAAAGCTTTAAGGATGTCTATATAGAAGATAAATCTGATGAAATTTTCCAGGTGGCGATCCAAGGTCCAAGATCCCAGCCATTTATGGAAGAGTTTTTTGATAGGTCCTTTTCTGGTGTTAAATATTATACTTTTATTGAATTAGACTATATGGGGAATAGACTAATTGTTTCAAGAACTGGTTATACAGGTGAAGATGGTTTTGAAATATATGGTGATAAAAAAATTGCCCTAGATTTCATGAATGATCTATTTAGAAGAGGATCAAAGTTTAACCTGAAGCTGGCTGGACTTGGTGCAAGAGACATTTTAAGGCTTGAAATGGGATACCCCCTTTACGGCAACGAACTAACGGAAGAGGTAACTCCTGTTGAAGCTGGGTTAGAAAAATTTGTTAAAATCGACAAGGAAAAAATTCTGGGGAAAGAAGTGTTATCAGAACAACTGGGAGGGAAAATAGAAAAAAAGCTTATAGGTCTTGCGTCAGATGAGAAAAGGGCTATTCCGAGAACAGGGGTAGAAGTATTTTATAAGAATGAGAAAATTGGTTATGTTACTTCAGGTGGTTATTCGTATTTATTAGATAAAAGTATTGCCTTAGCTTATGTAAAATACGAGTATTTAAAACTTGATAGTTTCACCCTGAAAATAAGGGAAAAAGAGATAGAATATAAAAAAGAGACTTTGCCATTTATAAAAAATACCTCCCTTAGAAAATGA